In one window of Nesterenkonia sandarakina DNA:
- the ychF gene encoding redox-regulated ATPase YchF has translation MALTIGIVGLPNVGKSTLFNALTRQSILAANYPFATIEPNVGIVNLPDERLDALAKIFGSQRILPATVSFVDIAGIVKGASEGEGLGNQFLANIREAHAIAQVVRVFEDDNVIHVDGKVDPTSDMETINTELVLADLQTLENAVPKLEKQVKGRKAEQATLDAYLVAQETLERGDTIFSSIEKDKLDMEQLAQLNLLTAKPFIYVFNADEGVLNSPEKQAELAELVAPADAVFLDAKLEADLVELSEEEAREMLELNGQEESGMDQLARVGFSTLGLQTYLTAGPKETRAWTVNQGATAPEAAGVIHTDFQRGFIKAEIVSFDDLVAAGSMADAKSAGKVRIEGKDYIMKDGDVVEFRFNV, from the coding sequence GTGGCTTTGACTATCGGAATCGTAGGACTTCCCAATGTGGGCAAGTCGACCCTGTTCAACGCGCTGACTCGTCAGTCGATCTTGGCGGCGAACTATCCGTTCGCCACCATCGAGCCCAACGTGGGCATCGTGAATCTCCCGGATGAGCGGCTGGACGCGCTGGCGAAGATCTTCGGCTCGCAGCGGATCCTCCCGGCGACCGTGTCCTTCGTGGACATCGCCGGGATCGTGAAGGGCGCTTCCGAGGGGGAGGGGCTGGGCAACCAGTTCCTGGCGAACATCCGTGAGGCCCATGCGATCGCCCAGGTGGTCCGCGTGTTCGAGGACGACAACGTCATCCACGTAGACGGCAAGGTGGACCCGACCTCGGATATGGAGACCATCAACACCGAACTGGTGCTGGCGGATCTGCAGACCCTGGAGAATGCGGTGCCCAAGCTGGAGAAGCAGGTCAAGGGGCGCAAGGCCGAGCAGGCCACGCTGGACGCCTACCTGGTGGCGCAGGAGACGCTGGAGCGCGGGGACACCATCTTCAGCTCCATCGAGAAGGACAAGCTGGACATGGAGCAGCTGGCCCAGCTGAACCTGCTCACCGCCAAGCCCTTCATCTACGTGTTCAACGCCGATGAGGGCGTGCTGAACTCGCCCGAGAAGCAGGCCGAACTTGCCGAACTGGTCGCCCCGGCCGACGCCGTGTTCCTCGACGCCAAGCTCGAAGCCGACCTGGTGGAGCTCTCCGAGGAGGAGGCCCGCGAGATGCTCGAGCTTAACGGCCAGGAAGAGTCCGGGATGGACCAGCTGGCCCGCGTCGGCTTCTCCACCCTCGGGCTGCAGACCTACCTCACCGCGGGGCCGAAAGAGACCCGCGCCTGGACCGTGAACCAGGGGGCGACGGCGCCCGAGGCAGCCGGCGTGATCCACACCGACTTCCAGCGCGGCTTCATCAAGGCCGAAATCGTCTCCTTCGATGACCTGGTTGCGGCCGGGTCGATGGCCGACGCCAAGTCCGCCGGCAAGGTGCGGATCGAGGGCAAGGACTACATCATGAAGGACGGCGACGTGGTGGAGTTCCGCTTCAACGTTTAG
- the betT gene encoding choline BCCT transporter BetT codes for MASATQDVPSDVPSDVQGDGSSGTPARSKVNLPVFIGSAVIIIAFTLWAWLAPDTAYTTLESVFLWIGANLGWYYILTAGTVVVFVLIVAFSRVGRTKMGPDHSTPKYNLFTWTAMLFAAGIGVDLMFFAISGPATNLTTAPGNEAGSSGATEMAVLWTLFHYGIPGWAMYALMGMAFGLFAYRYHLPLSIRSALYPIIGKRAQGATGDGIEIAAVIGTIFGIATSLGIGVVFLNYGLEWLFGIEQGTGAQIGLIVLAVIVVIFSSVSGVDKGIRRLAELNVVFAVVLLLYVLIAGETTYLLNALVKNIGDFAAFFPSMLFDTFAYNPPEGQWLEWWTLFFWAWWIAWAPFVGLFLARISRGRTLRQFVVGTLIIPFGFILLWISIFGNGAIWEFLSGNTDFITNAVESPEASYYLLLEQYPGATFTIGLSVLTGLLFYITSADSGALVMSNFTSKSLSASDDGAPWLRVFWALATGALTLAVLMLDGVYTLQMATVIIGLPFSVVMYLLMIGVWRALRMERYNRDSREATLPWMVSERSQGSGDRGGMSWRRRLARGMHFPSAKQATEFIETVAAPAVEDVATELKEQGAEVSCERGLVPDTDIPHIDLHVYFGEQTEFKYQVYPVAYSVPSFARSMRPTEETYYRVETFSATGSEGHDLMGYTREQVIADVLDSYERHLTFLTMSEEGGQSGSLHAGSNIPDDWDHDRTNGS; via the coding sequence ATGGCATCGGCCACTCAAGACGTCCCGAGCGACGTCCCGAGCGATGTCCAGGGGGACGGCTCGTCAGGTACTCCTGCACGCTCAAAAGTGAATCTGCCGGTCTTCATCGGCTCCGCGGTGATCATCATCGCTTTCACCCTGTGGGCCTGGCTCGCGCCAGACACCGCCTACACCACCCTGGAATCCGTCTTCCTCTGGATCGGCGCGAACCTCGGCTGGTACTACATCCTGACCGCCGGCACCGTGGTGGTCTTCGTCCTGATCGTGGCCTTCTCCCGGGTGGGCCGGACCAAGATGGGACCGGATCACTCCACCCCGAAGTACAACCTCTTCACCTGGACGGCGATGCTCTTCGCCGCCGGCATCGGCGTGGACCTGATGTTCTTCGCCATCTCCGGACCCGCCACCAACCTCACCACCGCACCGGGCAATGAGGCGGGCTCCTCCGGCGCCACCGAGATGGCCGTGCTCTGGACCCTCTTCCACTACGGCATCCCCGGCTGGGCGATGTACGCCCTGATGGGCATGGCCTTCGGCCTCTTCGCCTACCGCTACCACCTGCCGCTGAGCATCCGCAGCGCGCTCTACCCGATCATCGGCAAGCGCGCCCAGGGCGCCACCGGCGACGGCATCGAGATCGCCGCCGTGATCGGCACCATCTTCGGGATCGCCACCAGCCTGGGCATCGGCGTGGTCTTCCTGAACTACGGCCTGGAATGGCTCTTCGGGATCGAACAGGGCACCGGCGCCCAGATCGGGCTGATCGTGCTCGCCGTGATCGTCGTGATCTTCTCCTCGGTCTCCGGAGTGGACAAGGGTATCCGTCGCCTGGCGGAGCTCAACGTGGTCTTCGCCGTGGTCCTGCTGCTCTACGTGCTGATCGCCGGAGAGACCACCTACCTGCTCAACGCGCTGGTGAAGAACATCGGCGACTTTGCCGCGTTCTTCCCGTCCATGCTCTTCGACACCTTCGCCTACAACCCGCCCGAGGGCCAGTGGCTGGAATGGTGGACGCTGTTCTTCTGGGCATGGTGGATCGCCTGGGCCCCCTTCGTGGGTCTCTTCCTGGCCCGGATCTCCCGCGGCCGCACGCTGCGCCAGTTCGTCGTCGGCACCCTGATCATCCCGTTCGGGTTCATCCTGCTGTGGATCTCGATCTTCGGCAACGGCGCCATCTGGGAGTTCCTCAGCGGGAACACCGACTTCATCACCAACGCGGTGGAGAGCCCGGAGGCCAGCTACTACCTGCTGCTGGAGCAGTACCCCGGCGCCACCTTCACCATCGGGCTCTCGGTGCTCACCGGGCTGCTCTTCTACATCACCTCCGCGGACTCCGGTGCCCTGGTGATGTCCAACTTCACCTCCAAGTCCCTCAGCGCCTCCGACGACGGGGCCCCCTGGCTGCGCGTCTTTTGGGCGCTGGCCACCGGCGCGCTCACCCTGGCGGTGCTGATGCTCGACGGGGTCTACACCCTGCAGATGGCCACGGTGATCATCGGTCTGCCGTTCTCGGTGGTGATGTACCTGCTGATGATCGGGGTCTGGCGAGCGCTGCGCATGGAGCGCTACAACCGGGACTCCCGGGAGGCCACCCTGCCCTGGATGGTCTCCGAACGCAGCCAGGGCTCCGGGGACCGCGGCGGCATGAGCTGGCGCCGTCGTCTGGCCAGGGGCATGCACTTCCCCTCCGCGAAGCAGGCCACCGAGTTCATCGAGACGGTGGCAGCCCCTGCGGTGGAGGACGTCGCCACGGAGCTCAAGGAACAGGGCGCCGAGGTCAGCTGCGAGCGCGGCCTGGTGCCGGACACCGACATCCCGCACATCGACCTGCACGTCTACTTCGGCGAGCAGACCGAGTTCAAGTACCAGGTCTACCCGGTCGCCTACTCCGTGCCGAGCTTCGCACGCAGCATGCGTCCCACCGAGGAGACCTACTACCGTGTGGAGACGTTCTCGGCCACCGGTTCCGAGGGACACGACCTCATGGGCTACACCCGGGAGCAGGTCATCGCCGATGTCCTGGACTCCTACGAGCGTCACCTGACCTTCCTCACCATGAGTGAGGAAGGTGGCCAGTCCGGCTCGCTGCACGCCGGAAGCAACATCCCAGATGACTGGGACCACGACCGCACCAACGGAAGCTGA
- a CDS encoding aldehyde dehydrogenase family protein, with translation MSTAEQVSTLFIDGKWVPAQSGETRTIHCPADGSEVGVVSEAGEADTLAAIAAARKAFDSHVWADTPAAERGAFVLAVADAIEARKDEFARAEALDTGKRFVEAQIDMDDIIGCYRHFGKLADVEAGRLVDAGDPTVISRVVYEPVGVCGMITPWNYPLLQAAWKMAPALAAGNSFILKPAELTPHTGMLIMDVYDSLGLPAGVANLITGPGATAGAPLSSHPDVDMVSFTGGVVTGRKIAATAAETVKKVALELGGKNPNVVFADADFDAAVDNALNAGFVDSGLVCSAGTRLIIEESIKEKFVTELVRRAENIRMGGPFEEAAETGPLISAEHRQKVYDYTQRGIEEGATLRTGHHFGGEEHRNGYFYAPTVLDDVKRGMYVVKEEGFGPVITVETFTTEAEAIETANDTIYGLAGAVWTSDSGTAHRVSSRLRHGTIWINDYHPYLPQAEWGGFKQSGVGRELGHMGLDEYREAKHIYENTEPAVTGWFSMPEK, from the coding sequence ATGAGCACAGCAGAACAGGTCTCCACGCTTTTCATCGACGGCAAATGGGTCCCCGCCCAGTCCGGTGAGACGCGCACCATCCACTGCCCCGCGGACGGCTCCGAAGTGGGTGTGGTCTCCGAAGCCGGCGAGGCCGACACCCTCGCTGCGATCGCCGCCGCACGCAAGGCCTTCGACTCTCACGTCTGGGCGGACACCCCCGCCGCGGAGCGCGGCGCGTTCGTGCTCGCAGTGGCCGACGCCATCGAGGCACGTAAGGACGAGTTCGCCCGGGCTGAGGCGCTGGACACCGGCAAGCGCTTCGTCGAGGCGCAGATCGACATGGACGACATCATCGGCTGCTACCGGCACTTCGGGAAGCTCGCCGACGTCGAGGCCGGCCGTCTGGTCGACGCCGGGGATCCCACCGTGATCTCCCGGGTCGTCTACGAACCGGTCGGGGTCTGCGGGATGATCACCCCGTGGAACTACCCGCTGCTGCAGGCCGCCTGGAAGATGGCACCGGCCCTGGCCGCGGGCAACAGTTTCATCCTCAAGCCCGCGGAGCTGACCCCGCACACCGGAATGCTGATCATGGACGTCTATGACTCCCTGGGGCTGCCCGCCGGTGTGGCGAACCTGATCACCGGGCCCGGCGCCACTGCCGGCGCCCCGCTGTCCTCCCACCCAGATGTGGACATGGTCTCCTTCACCGGAGGCGTGGTCACCGGTCGCAAGATCGCCGCCACGGCCGCGGAGACGGTGAAGAAGGTCGCCCTGGAGCTCGGCGGGAAGAACCCCAATGTGGTCTTCGCCGACGCCGACTTCGACGCCGCCGTGGACAATGCGCTCAACGCCGGCTTCGTGGACTCCGGGCTGGTCTGCTCCGCAGGCACCCGGCTGATCATCGAGGAGTCCATCAAGGAGAAGTTCGTCACCGAGCTGGTCCGCCGTGCCGAGAACATCCGGATGGGCGGGCCCTTCGAGGAGGCCGCCGAGACCGGGCCGCTGATCTCCGCGGAGCACCGTCAGAAGGTCTATGACTACACCCAGCGCGGCATCGAAGAGGGCGCCACGCTGCGCACCGGGCACCACTTCGGCGGCGAGGAGCACCGCAACGGCTACTTCTACGCCCCCACCGTGCTCGACGACGTCAAGCGCGGCATGTACGTGGTGAAGGAAGAGGGGTTCGGCCCGGTGATCACGGTGGAGACCTTCACCACCGAGGCCGAGGCCATCGAGACCGCCAACGACACCATCTACGGCCTGGCCGGAGCGGTCTGGACCTCGGACAGCGGCACCGCACACCGGGTGTCCTCCCGGCTGCGCCACGGCACCATCTGGATCAACGACTACCACCCCTACCTGCCGCAGGCGGAATGGGGCGGCTTCAAGCAGTCCGGCGTGGGCCGGGAGCTGGGCCACATGGGTCTGGATGAGTACCGCGAGGCCAAGCACATCTACGAGAACACCGAGCCCGCCGTCACCGGCTGGTTCAGCATGCCGGAGAAATAA
- a CDS encoding GMC oxidoreductase — protein MEKTTYDYIVIGGGSGGAAVAARLSEDPNVTVALLEAGPTDADKPEVLQLNRWMELLESGYDWDYLIEPQENGNSFMRHARAKVLGGCSSHNSCIAFWALREDMDEWEAMGATGWNAESTYPLFKRLETNDAPGDHHGRSGPVNLMTIPPEDPCGVALLDACEENGIPRVQFNTGETVLKGANFFQINRKEDGTRSSSSVSYLHPILDRPNLSILTDHWVREIIFDGDRAVGVDTVDNAFGRARRISANKEIVLSAGAIDSPKLLMLSGIGPAEHLAEFGIEARVDSPGVGEHLQDHPEAVIAWEAKQPMTEDSYQWWEIGIFASTREGLDRPDLMMHYGSVPFDMHTLRQGYPSADNTFCLTPNVTHAKSRGTVRLRSKDYRDKPKVDPRYFTDPEGHDMRVAVEGIKLAREIAAQPAMSEWAGRELFPGQDTQTDEELADYVTRTHNTVYHPAGSVRMGADDDAMSPVDSQLRVKGVQGLRVADASVMPELTTVNPNITTMMIGERCADLIKASNA, from the coding sequence GTGGAGAAGACCACCTACGACTACATCGTGATCGGCGGCGGCTCAGGCGGCGCCGCCGTCGCCGCTCGCCTGTCCGAAGACCCCAACGTCACGGTGGCCCTGCTGGAGGCAGGACCTACCGACGCGGACAAGCCCGAGGTGCTCCAGCTCAACCGCTGGATGGAGCTGCTGGAATCCGGCTACGACTGGGACTACCTCATCGAGCCCCAGGAGAACGGGAACTCCTTCATGCGTCACGCCCGCGCCAAGGTGCTCGGCGGCTGCTCCTCGCACAACTCCTGCATCGCCTTCTGGGCGCTGCGCGAGGACATGGACGAATGGGAGGCGATGGGCGCCACCGGCTGGAACGCCGAGTCCACCTACCCGCTGTTCAAGCGCCTGGAGACCAACGACGCCCCCGGGGACCACCATGGCCGCAGCGGCCCGGTGAACCTGATGACCATCCCCCCGGAGGACCCCTGCGGGGTGGCGCTGCTGGACGCCTGTGAAGAGAACGGCATCCCCCGGGTGCAGTTCAACACCGGAGAGACCGTGCTCAAGGGTGCGAACTTCTTCCAGATCAACCGGAAGGAAGACGGCACCCGTTCCTCCTCCTCGGTGTCCTACCTGCACCCGATCCTGGATCGTCCCAACCTGAGCATCCTCACGGACCACTGGGTGCGCGAGATCATCTTCGACGGCGATCGCGCGGTGGGCGTGGACACTGTGGACAACGCGTTCGGCCGGGCCCGGCGGATCAGCGCGAACAAGGAGATCGTGCTCTCCGCGGGCGCCATCGATTCCCCGAAGCTGCTGATGCTCTCCGGGATCGGACCCGCTGAGCACCTGGCGGAGTTCGGGATCGAAGCCCGCGTGGACTCCCCCGGTGTGGGCGAGCACCTGCAGGACCACCCCGAGGCGGTCATCGCCTGGGAGGCCAAGCAGCCCATGACCGAGGACTCCTACCAGTGGTGGGAGATCGGGATCTTCGCCTCCACCCGTGAGGGCCTGGACCGGCCGGACCTCATGATGCACTACGGTTCGGTGCCCTTCGACATGCACACGCTGCGTCAGGGCTACCCGAGCGCGGACAACACCTTCTGCCTGACCCCGAACGTGACCCACGCGAAGTCCCGCGGGACGGTGCGGCTGCGCTCAAAGGACTACCGAGACAAGCCCAAGGTCGATCCGCGCTACTTCACCGACCCGGAGGGCCATGACATGCGCGTGGCCGTAGAGGGCATCAAGCTGGCCCGTGAGATCGCGGCGCAGCCGGCGATGTCGGAGTGGGCCGGTCGCGAGCTGTTCCCCGGTCAGGACACGCAGACCGATGAGGAGCTGGCGGACTACGTGACCCGCACGCACAACACGGTCTACCACCCGGCCGGATCCGTGCGGATGGGCGCCGACGATGACGCGATGTCACCGGTGGACTCCCAGCTGCGGGTCAAGGGCGTGCAGGGGCTGCGGGTGGCCGATGCCTCGGTGATGCCCGAGCTCACCACGGTGAACCCGAACATCACCACCATGATGATCGGTGAGCGTTGCGCGGACCTGATCAAGGCGTCGAACGCCTAG
- a CDS encoding histidine phosphatase family protein, whose protein sequence is MIRILLVRHGETDWNKAHRLQGHSDISLAESGKLQARTTGAFVRAQNPAQAHVSSLVRTQQTFAEFGLDLQPRIWDELREQNLGEWEGAYAADIRDAEPENFEGWRAGSYTPAAGEAHADLQARMTGAFSDVVRGTAEIAPTASADLSFEVRTAVVVSHGAALRVLFEGLGLLDRRQFIPLTPAAVTVLDIPLTSGSVSSSLPNSGLDDEHDDDAEARAIRALSNEQIADHARLRLINLSPELLNPELSHPVAETPAI, encoded by the coding sequence ATGATCAGAATTCTGCTCGTCCGCCATGGAGAGACCGATTGGAACAAGGCCCACCGGCTCCAGGGACATTCGGACATCTCGCTCGCCGAGTCCGGGAAGCTGCAGGCGCGCACCACCGGGGCCTTCGTCCGCGCGCAGAACCCGGCACAGGCGCATGTCTCCAGCCTGGTGCGCACCCAGCAGACCTTCGCCGAGTTCGGACTGGACCTCCAGCCCCGGATCTGGGATGAACTGCGTGAGCAGAACCTGGGGGAGTGGGAGGGCGCCTACGCCGCCGATATCCGCGACGCCGAGCCGGAGAACTTCGAGGGCTGGCGCGCCGGCAGCTACACCCCCGCCGCGGGAGAGGCGCACGCGGACCTGCAGGCGCGGATGACGGGCGCCTTCAGTGACGTCGTGCGCGGCACCGCGGAGATCGCTCCCACCGCCTCGGCGGATCTGAGCTTCGAGGTGCGCACCGCCGTCGTCGTCTCACACGGGGCTGCGCTGCGAGTGCTCTTCGAGGGGCTCGGGCTGCTGGATCGACGCCAGTTCATCCCGCTGACCCCAGCCGCGGTCACCGTGCTCGACATCCCGTTGACCTCAGGCTCGGTGTCCTCCTCGCTGCCGAACTCCGGGCTGGACGATGAGCACGACGACGACGCCGAGGCCCGCGCGATCCGGGCGCTGAGCAACGAGCAGATCGCCGATCACGCACGGCTGCGGCTGATCAACCTCTCCCCGGAGCTGCTGAACCCCGAGCTGTCCCACCCGGTGGCGGAGACCCCGGCGATCTGA
- the rmuC gene encoding DNA recombination protein RmuC, whose product MTILHFVLAVLLGVLLGVLGSWLVLHLLRRGTEDPAALRGQLQQARSDLADSQQRLVAVQQELAGAEGRLWELERRREEDSEAARERETLVEMLHPVRQGVTEMHRRVQELETERAAQHSRLSQQLSSAAETDARIIESTQALLGSLHSSSARGHWGEVQLRRVVESAGMLPHVDFTEQFSGRGADGQLLIPDMVVHLPGGRQLVLDAKAPLNPTDPMAQAKALRSRVDELAKKRYWEAVELSPDVVFCFVPAESLLSAAMEADPMLLDDALSKGVTLVSPASLLASLKAVSAAWRQERLAQNIREVVDHSRDLYRRLAKMSEHLSRTGERLRQAVTSYNSLIGNIERQVLPKVEAMSRLEVGEPTAASTEGLLEDLGETLSTTTVTTEVNPLGPRLEAGRAEAER is encoded by the coding sequence ATGACCATTCTGCACTTCGTCCTCGCGGTTCTCCTCGGTGTCCTGCTCGGCGTCCTGGGCAGCTGGCTGGTGCTCCACCTGCTGCGCCGGGGCACCGAGGATCCTGCCGCGCTGCGGGGCCAGCTGCAGCAGGCCCGGTCTGACCTGGCCGATTCGCAGCAGCGGCTCGTGGCCGTGCAGCAGGAGCTGGCCGGGGCGGAAGGGCGGCTCTGGGAGCTGGAGCGCCGCCGGGAGGAGGACTCCGAGGCGGCCCGGGAGCGCGAGACCCTGGTGGAGATGCTGCACCCGGTGCGCCAAGGGGTGACCGAGATGCACCGCCGGGTCCAGGAGCTGGAGACCGAGCGTGCCGCCCAGCATTCCCGGCTCTCTCAGCAGCTGAGCTCGGCGGCGGAGACCGATGCCCGGATCATCGAGTCCACCCAGGCGCTGCTGGGGAGTCTGCACTCGAGCTCGGCGCGCGGACATTGGGGCGAGGTCCAGCTGCGCCGGGTGGTGGAATCCGCCGGGATGCTGCCCCATGTGGACTTCACCGAACAGTTCAGCGGGCGCGGGGCTGATGGGCAGCTGCTGATCCCGGACATGGTGGTGCACCTGCCCGGAGGCCGCCAGCTGGTCCTCGATGCCAAGGCCCCGCTGAACCCCACCGACCCGATGGCGCAGGCCAAGGCGCTGCGTTCCCGGGTGGATGAGCTGGCGAAGAAGCGCTACTGGGAGGCCGTGGAGCTCTCCCCCGATGTGGTCTTCTGCTTCGTCCCGGCCGAGTCGCTGCTCTCCGCGGCGATGGAGGCGGACCCGATGCTGCTTGATGACGCGCTCTCCAAGGGTGTCACGCTGGTCTCCCCGGCCTCGTTGCTGGCCTCGTTGAAGGCGGTCTCTGCGGCCTGGCGGCAGGAGCGTCTGGCGCAGAACATCCGTGAGGTCGTGGATCATTCCCGGGACCTCTACCGGCGTCTGGCGAAGATGAGCGAACATCTCTCGCGCACCGGAGAGCGCCTGCGGCAGGCGGTGACCTCGTATAACTCGCTGATCGGCAACATCGAACGGCAGGTGCTGCCCAAGGTGGAGGCGATGAGCCGGCTGGAGGTCGGTGAGCCCACCGCGGCCTCCACCGAAGGGCTTCTCGAGGATCTCGGCGAGACCCTGAGCACCACCACGGTGACCACCGAGGTCAACCCGCTGGGCCCCCGGCTGGAGGCCGGACGCGCCGAGGCGGAGCGCTGA
- a CDS encoding SLC13 family permease: MTPPRSRVSGDHLKKYDPRTQSEAEAEELSVGARAEGLERPALLRRMIGLAGGVGLGLLVYLVMPGDMEVWPRLTAATAVLMAVWWMTEAIPIPATALLPLIIFPLLVPAGDFGSAEEAVGGVSVDDVGASYGNNIIFLFMGGFMLALAMQRWNLHRRIALLTLRAMGSKPVNLIAGFMIATGFLSMWVSNTATAVMMLPIGVSVLMLVSKIVKGEDPATAAQAGEDETNNALKSNFGTALMLGIAYAASIGSLGTIIGTPPNALLVGHMAETHDLTIGFGQWMLVGVPISIIMLVIAWVLLTRVLFKPEIDDIPGGGDLIRGELSKLGPMSSAELRVLIIFVLAALSWVSIPLISTNLLDMDDPFISDAGIAMVVGLLLFLLPGGAAKGVRLLDWEYAAKLPWGVLLLFGGGLALSSQFSSSGLSTWLGTQVEGLAGIPVWVLVLVAAVGILLLTEMTSNTATAATFLPVASGVAMGTGVDPLILAAPVALAATCAFMLPVATPPNAIAYGSGYVTIGQMIRGGVWLNIAGVVIITAVCMTILVWVFGLTL, encoded by the coding sequence ATGACGCCTCCGCGTTCCCGTGTTTCAGGTGATCACCTGAAGAAGTATGACCCCCGAACACAGTCGGAGGCGGAGGCTGAGGAGCTCTCGGTCGGTGCCCGCGCGGAGGGCCTGGAGCGTCCCGCGCTGCTGCGCCGGATGATCGGGCTCGCCGGTGGCGTGGGGCTGGGACTTCTGGTGTACCTGGTGATGCCCGGGGACATGGAGGTCTGGCCCCGGCTGACAGCGGCCACCGCCGTGCTGATGGCTGTGTGGTGGATGACCGAGGCGATCCCCATCCCGGCGACCGCTCTGCTGCCGCTGATCATCTTCCCGCTGCTGGTCCCCGCAGGCGACTTCGGCAGCGCCGAGGAGGCCGTGGGCGGAGTCTCGGTCGATGACGTGGGCGCCAGCTATGGCAACAACATCATCTTCTTGTTCATGGGCGGGTTCATGCTGGCCCTGGCGATGCAGCGTTGGAACCTGCACCGCCGGATCGCGCTGCTGACCCTGCGCGCCATGGGTTCCAAGCCGGTGAACCTGATCGCCGGATTCATGATCGCCACCGGGTTCCTCTCGATGTGGGTCTCGAACACCGCCACCGCCGTGATGATGCTTCCGATCGGCGTCTCGGTGCTGATGCTGGTGAGCAAGATCGTCAAGGGTGAGGACCCCGCGACGGCAGCACAGGCCGGCGAGGACGAGACCAACAACGCGCTGAAGTCCAACTTCGGCACCGCGCTGATGCTCGGCATCGCCTACGCCGCCTCGATCGGTTCACTGGGCACCATCATCGGCACCCCGCCGAACGCGCTGCTGGTGGGCCATATGGCCGAGACCCACGATCTGACCATCGGCTTCGGCCAGTGGATGCTGGTGGGCGTCCCGATCTCGATCATCATGCTGGTCATCGCCTGGGTCCTGCTCACCCGGGTGCTGTTCAAGCCCGAGATCGACGACATCCCCGGCGGCGGCGACCTGATCCGCGGCGAGCTGAGCAAGCTCGGTCCGATGTCCTCCGCCGAGCTGCGCGTGCTGATCATCTTCGTGCTCGCCGCACTCTCCTGGGTCTCCATCCCGCTGATCTCCACCAATCTCCTGGACATGGATGACCCGTTCATCTCCGACGCCGGCATCGCCATGGTCGTCGGCCTGCTGCTGTTCCTGCTGCCCGGTGGCGCCGCCAAGGGTGTGCGCCTGCTGGACTGGGAGTACGCCGCGAAGCTGCCCTGGGGAGTGCTGCTGCTCTTCGGCGGCGGACTGGCACTGTCCTCGCAGTTCAGCTCTTCCGGACTCTCCACCTGGCTCGGCACCCAGGTCGAGGGACTGGCCGGAATCCCGGTGTGGGTCCTGGTGCTGGTCGCGGCTGTGGGGATCCTGCTGCTGACCGAGATGACCTCGAACACCGCGACGGCTGCGACCTTCCTCCCGGTGGCCTCGGGTGTGGCCATGGGCACCGGGGTGGACCCGCTGATCCTTGCCGCTCCGGTGGCGCTGGCCGCAACCTGTGCCTTCATGCTCCCGGTGGCCACGCCGCCGAACGCGATCGCCTATGGCTCCGGCTACGTCACCATCGGACAGATGATCCGGGGCGGGGTGTGGCTGAACATCGCAGGCGTCGTGATCATCACCGCGGTCTGCATGACCATCCTGGTCTGGGTCTTCGGGCTGACCCTCTAG